Proteins encoded by one window of Maridesulfovibrio bastinii DSM 16055:
- the cmr1 gene encoding type III-B CRISPR module RAMP protein Cmr1: MRDSFLQKLPGFNSKCSKIITKDFKFELITPMFGGDAESWKLNLNAPVRAQSIKGQLRFWWRTMQNETDSSKLLELENALWGGTTEKKGKEVRLKSKVQIAIFFYKKRYEGKKAIDCIPKYVAFPAERSNTDALCITDLNFKLRISYPNSAGIEKDVLKTLKLWTLFGGVGARTRRGCGSLYCEELLKGFKEAQDINNFIKEIGGDPAPIEYSRLACSLLAVNISSNSTTSAWEEIINNYKDFRQDRRLKNGNKFGRSYWPEPDAIRILTKRNSPLHAPAHPDKVWFPRAAFGLPIITKFNQDGNGKGDPDVVELHPKNAPRWPSLVIIKVIKLSSCILKVVLVLNQAFPDGLKLEYSNDNDRKKWPKIKAIPSTAHPDNYVNKVMRTNHPLNGDFVYKALFDELGVNEI; the protein is encoded by the coding sequence ATGAGAGATAGTTTTTTACAAAAATTACCTGGATTCAACTCTAAGTGCAGTAAAATAATCACAAAAGATTTTAAATTTGAATTGATCACACCTATGTTTGGTGGTGATGCTGAGTCATGGAAATTAAATTTGAATGCTCCTGTGCGTGCTCAGTCTATCAAGGGCCAGCTTAGGTTCTGGTGGCGGACGATGCAGAATGAGACTGATTCATCAAAGCTGCTTGAACTTGAAAATGCTTTGTGGGGCGGCACTACAGAGAAAAAAGGTAAAGAAGTTCGTTTGAAATCAAAGGTCCAAATTGCCATTTTTTTCTATAAGAAGCGTTACGAAGGCAAAAAAGCTATAGATTGCATTCCTAAATATGTCGCTTTTCCAGCAGAGCGGAGTAATACTGACGCTTTATGCATTACTGATTTAAATTTTAAATTGCGTATTTCCTACCCAAATTCTGCCGGAATAGAGAAAGATGTCCTTAAGACTCTGAAGCTCTGGACCCTATTTGGTGGCGTGGGAGCACGGACAAGGCGTGGATGTGGTTCATTATACTGTGAAGAATTGCTGAAAGGCTTCAAAGAAGCGCAAGATATTAATAATTTTATCAAGGAAATAGGTGGTGATCCAGCTCCAATCGAATATAGTAGACTGGCATGTTCATTATTAGCCGTTAATATTTCCAGTAATAGTACTACTTCAGCATGGGAAGAGATCATAAATAATTATAAAGATTTCAGGCAGGATCGACGGCTTAAAAATGGAAATAAGTTCGGCCGTTCATATTGGCCTGAACCTGACGCAATTCGTATTCTTACAAAAAGAAATTCTCCACTACATGCTCCAGCACATCCTGATAAAGTTTGGTTTCCACGGGCAGCCTTCGGATTACCAATAATTACCAAATTTAATCAGGATGGTAATGGTAAGGGGGATCCTGATGTGGTTGAACTTCATCCAAAAAATGCTCCACGCTGGCCTTCTCTTGTGATTATTAAGGTCATTAAGCTCTCATCTTGTATCTTAAAAGTTGTTTTGGTTTTAAATCAGGCTTTCCCAGATGGTTTAAAATTAGAATATTCAAATGATAATGATAGGAAAAAATGGCCAAAGATTAAAGCCATTCCATCAACTGCGCATCCTGACAATTACGTGAATAAAGTCATGAGAACGAACCATCCTTTAAATGGTGATTTTGTTTACAAGGCCCTCTTCGATGAACTTGGAGTTAATGAAATATGA
- the cas10 gene encoding type III-B CRISPR-associated protein Cas10/Cmr2 — translation MSDTLLLISIGPVQDFIASARKLRDLWVGSRMLSEFSKTVARTLAENGADLIFPAPERMEELVNGSELIVANKILVSVNSPEEADRIQQEARQAWQAHFNSLGESTRSVLESEFNQISINLNVFDAELRDYGEFYAAWTPIAESYQDARARVESLLAARKNFRAFKAPEWNGFKTPKSSLDGMRESVFMEKPHEIIGLLKRNEHLDAIGCIKRFGFLAKGVENKYFSDLAEMALIPWIIGAENGDISHIDLIEKFQNSFPDKIKVCRGKRLTVGNLSLNVDAEKFFSDRAKLDELYGNNAKNIWDCRDEMFKKYGKPSPYSVIMVGDGDHMGEMIRSIPNKEMHKQFSRKLSNFSNSVATIVEEAGGSLIYAGGDDIMSYLPLHTAVMCADEIRKRFHSEMKSLCESIGLNVNIAATFSIGLAIVHYMHPLDLALELARKAEFIAKESGRNSLAVIQSKRAGAEVIVHGKWDADGDLPGIAERLKYICSMYSSESQLLPSKLGYDLKRVKIATGGNSEMEFAAVDGDIRPENVTAVLVRRVFDQKNQGDIEKNKQLRELLIGRKDVDQLSNELVIGRLISQAQIMAKGKVAADE, via the coding sequence ATGAGCGATACACTTTTACTCATCAGCATAGGTCCGGTGCAGGATTTTATTGCATCGGCTAGAAAACTTAGAGATTTGTGGGTTGGCTCCAGAATGTTGTCTGAATTTTCAAAAACTGTTGCCCGTACTTTAGCCGAAAATGGAGCCGATCTGATTTTTCCAGCACCGGAAAGAATGGAAGAATTAGTTAATGGTTCTGAACTTATTGTTGCTAATAAAATTTTGGTTTCTGTGAATAGCCCGGAAGAAGCAGACAGAATTCAGCAGGAGGCTCGCCAAGCCTGGCAGGCTCATTTCAATTCTTTGGGGGAAAGTACTCGCTCTGTGCTTGAGAGTGAATTTAATCAAATCTCGATAAATTTGAATGTGTTTGATGCTGAATTACGTGATTATGGTGAATTTTACGCCGCTTGGACACCAATTGCAGAATCTTATCAAGACGCACGAGCAAGAGTTGAGAGTTTGCTTGCAGCGAGAAAAAACTTCAGAGCATTTAAAGCTCCAGAATGGAATGGATTCAAAACACCTAAAAGCAGCTTGGATGGAATGCGTGAAAGCGTATTTATGGAAAAGCCTCATGAGATAATCGGTTTGCTTAAAAGAAATGAACATCTTGATGCTATCGGCTGCATTAAGCGTTTTGGCTTTTTGGCGAAAGGAGTTGAGAATAAATATTTTTCTGATCTCGCTGAAATGGCATTAATCCCATGGATTATTGGAGCGGAAAATGGAGATATTTCTCATATCGATTTAATTGAAAAATTTCAGAACTCATTCCCTGATAAAATAAAAGTATGCAGAGGTAAAAGATTAACTGTTGGAAATTTATCTCTGAATGTTGATGCAGAGAAGTTTTTCAGCGATCGCGCAAAACTTGATGAACTGTATGGTAATAATGCAAAAAATATCTGGGATTGTAGGGATGAGATGTTTAAAAAGTATGGCAAGCCATCCCCATACTCAGTAATTATGGTCGGCGACGGTGATCACATGGGGGAAATGATCAGGTCTATCCCTAATAAGGAGATGCATAAACAGTTCAGTAGAAAGTTAAGCAATTTTTCCAATAGCGTGGCCACCATTGTTGAGGAGGCAGGAGGTTCTCTTATCTATGCTGGTGGTGATGATATAATGTCCTATCTGCCATTGCACACAGCTGTAATGTGCGCCGATGAAATCAGAAAAAGATTTCACTCTGAGATGAAAAGTCTCTGTGAATCTATTGGTCTTAATGTAAATATAGCTGCCACATTTTCTATTGGACTGGCTATCGTGCATTATATGCATCCCCTTGATCTTGCACTTGAATTGGCTCGCAAAGCCGAATTTATAGCCAAGGAGTCAGGTAGAAACTCGTTGGCAGTGATTCAGAGCAAGAGAGCTGGGGCTGAAGTTATTGTACACGGAAAATGGGATGCTGATGGTGACCTGCCGGGAATAGCCGAGCGGTTAAAATATATTTGCAGCATGTATTCGTCCGAATCACAGTTATTACCTTCAAAATTAGGATACGATCTTAAGCGTGTAAAAATTGCTACAGGTGGAAACTCTGAAATGGAGTTCGCAGCTGTTGATGGTGATATTCGCCCCGAAAACGTTACAGCTGTCCTTGTTAGGCGTGTTTTCGACCAAAAGAATCAAGGTGACATTGAAAAAAATAAGCAGTTGAGAGAGTTGCTGATAGGTAGAAAAGATGTTGATCAATTATCAAATGAACTTGTCATAGGTCGATTAATCTCGCAGGCACAAATTATGGCAAAAGGTAAGGTGGCAGCTGATGAGTAG
- a CDS encoding type III-B CRISPR module-associated Cmr3 family protein, with translation MSRYCISSDDLIILRDGRPFGAAGIFGGNSLDWPYPQTLAGMCRSAIGLNCCSDYFSHKSNLEQILKVSLDRVLPLLCSDHDEFLLPIPADIIFCGEKQRQAHVLSYKSMGKGEGTDVKCPHWLYPTIATEEKAATRPKFMRQQFANDYLTGSLGISKEIHDEDADFVSGPILETRIHTAIDPKTGSADEGKLFAESGLYLKAPKHGHSFDRFEILLPFGENEQGILGDIKISFDLSGLTEDMEMPEFAYLGGERRRVLVEKDCPPQFPEPIKTDGTDRFLKLLLTTHGDFGSWAPQWLVPDGDESRCDWVTEPRSGVKLRLRSAVLSGWAPVSGWDYAKYCQKAFKKLVCPGSVYLVELQDSTQSGKFIDAIWGKSICEAESQSDKDGYGQVLVAKGMHISEVKE, from the coding sequence ATGAGTAGATATTGCATATCCAGTGATGATCTTATTATTTTGCGCGATGGTAGACCTTTTGGTGCGGCTGGAATTTTTGGTGGTAATTCTCTGGACTGGCCGTATCCGCAAACTCTTGCCGGTATGTGTCGCTCAGCTATAGGGCTAAATTGCTGTTCAGATTATTTTAGTCACAAAAGTAATTTAGAACAAATATTGAAGGTCAGTCTTGATAGAGTGCTTCCATTGCTATGCTCAGACCATGATGAGTTTCTGCTGCCGATTCCTGCCGATATTATTTTTTGCGGAGAGAAACAACGTCAGGCTCATGTTTTATCCTATAAGAGTATGGGAAAAGGTGAAGGTACTGACGTAAAATGTCCTCATTGGCTATATCCAACCATTGCGACAGAAGAGAAAGCCGCAACCAGACCGAAGTTTATGCGGCAGCAGTTTGCAAATGATTATCTCACAGGATCTTTAGGAATTTCTAAAGAAATTCATGATGAGGATGCAGATTTTGTCTCCGGGCCGATACTTGAAACACGCATACATACAGCTATTGATCCAAAGACTGGTTCTGCTGACGAAGGGAAACTTTTTGCGGAATCCGGTTTGTATCTAAAAGCTCCTAAGCATGGACATAGTTTTGATAGATTTGAAATTCTCCTGCCTTTTGGGGAGAACGAGCAAGGCATCCTTGGTGATATAAAAATCAGTTTTGATTTATCCGGACTCACCGAAGATATGGAGATGCCGGAATTTGCTTATCTTGGTGGTGAAAGGCGCAGAGTTTTAGTCGAAAAAGATTGTCCTCCTCAATTTCCGGAGCCGATTAAAACAGATGGGACAGATCGTTTCTTAAAATTGTTGCTTACTACTCATGGTGATTTTGGCTCATGGGCTCCACAATGGCTTGTTCCTGATGGGGACGAATCACGTTGTGATTGGGTTACAGAACCTAGAAGTGGTGTGAAATTAAGATTACGTTCTGCGGTTCTTTCCGGTTGGGCTCCGGTAAGCGGCTGGGATTATGCTAAATACTGTCAAAAAGCCTTTAAAAAATTGGTATGCCCCGGTTCAGTATATCTGGTGGAGCTGCAAGATTCCACACAGTCCGGTAAGTTCATCGATGCGATATGGGGTAAATCAATTTGTGAAGCTGAGTCTCAATCAGATAAAGACGGCTACGGACAGGTTCTTGTTGCTAAGGGTATGCACATTTCTGAAGTTAAGGAGTAG
- the cmr4 gene encoding type III-B CRISPR module RAMP protein Cmr4, whose amino-acid sequence MINLTLAIKTLSPLHCGIGTGLKDIDLPVARHKVSGHPVIPGSSIKGVLKDEYLKGQTAKEIDDRSVVQAIFGAEDSGNMSASAMSIEDGILIALPARSYFGTFAYLTSPYTLQQFKKALVRSGVKKGLPSLPAVSGIDPAKNSYRALLTKDSLLVRNGNVLLEEMDLSVEDEGNADEWAACIAEYFCESEDDKKVLIKRFAIVDDNVLNFLCDTALPVDARIRIEEETGTVANGALWYEESVPPESLFMAVAGMDKSYKDKDKKTYSDDYLCNILTGDEQVKDLYVQMGGKATTGKGFVAVRIGRGGLNA is encoded by the coding sequence ATGATAAATCTGACACTTGCGATTAAAACTTTATCTCCGCTTCACTGCGGTATAGGTACTGGCCTGAAAGACATTGATCTTCCTGTAGCACGCCACAAGGTAAGCGGACATCCTGTTATTCCCGGCTCAAGTATTAAAGGTGTGCTAAAGGATGAATACCTGAAAGGTCAGACAGCTAAAGAGATTGATGATCGCAGTGTTGTTCAGGCTATTTTCGGGGCAGAAGATTCAGGTAATATGTCTGCTTCGGCCATGTCTATTGAGGATGGAATTTTGATTGCGTTGCCTGCGCGTTCTTATTTTGGAACCTTTGCTTATCTTACCTCTCCATATACTCTGCAACAGTTTAAAAAGGCATTAGTTCGTTCCGGTGTAAAAAAAGGGCTTCCCTCGCTTCCCGCTGTGAGTGGAATTGATCCTGCCAAAAACAGTTACCGTGCTCTTTTGACCAAAGATTCACTTCTCGTAAGAAACGGCAATGTCCTGCTTGAGGAGATGGATCTGTCTGTAGAGGATGAGGGCAATGCTGATGAATGGGCAGCCTGCATTGCTGAATATTTCTGTGAATCAGAAGATGACAAGAAGGTTCTTATTAAACGTTTCGCTATTGTTGATGATAACGTTTTGAATTTTTTATGTGATACAGCTCTGCCCGTAGATGCCCGTATTCGTATTGAAGAGGAAACAGGTACCGTCGCCAATGGCGCACTTTGGTATGAGGAGAGCGTCCCGCCCGAATCCTTGTTCATGGCTGTCGCTGGAATGGATAAGTCATATAAAGACAAAGACAAGAAAACCTATTCTGACGATTACCTTTGCAATATTCTCACTGGCGATGAACAGGTAAAAGATCTGTACGTACAAATGGGTGGTAAAGCTACAACCGGTAAGGGCTTTGTGGCGGTACGTATAGGACGCGGAGGTTTAAATGCTTAA
- the cmr5 gene encoding type III-B CRISPR module-associated protein Cmr5, which yields MLKSQKYSEFVFEEVKAVVAQEGGSQQQYKSLCRRAGGIFRTVGLLQFMAFIEAKGTKYGYYQDLGEQLRRELKKLKLVDDDNRDPFFEILRKAQLPEYMHISRTVLELLQWHKRLSEVMISGQSDDHDEGE from the coding sequence ATGCTTAAAAGCCAGAAGTATTCGGAATTTGTTTTCGAGGAAGTTAAGGCTGTTGTTGCTCAGGAAGGAGGTTCTCAGCAACAATATAAATCTCTGTGCCGCAGAGCTGGAGGTATTTTTAGAACTGTAGGTCTCCTGCAATTTATGGCTTTTATTGAAGCCAAAGGTACAAAGTATGGTTACTACCAAGATCTTGGCGAGCAGTTAAGGCGGGAACTTAAGAAATTAAAACTAGTTGATGATGATAACCGTGATCCATTTTTTGAGATTCTCCGTAAGGCACAATTGCCGGAATATATGCATATTTCACGCACTGTTCTTGAGCTTCTGCAATGGCATAAACGTCTTTCTGAGGTCATGATTTCCGGGCAATCTGATGATCATGATGAGGGAGAATAA
- the cmr6 gene encoding type III-B CRISPR module RAMP protein Cmr6, with the protein MQFQALREKVVNCFDGDCQNLGLLISKLNLAVDNSNDNKHDYKDKALEQMEGFCLEDESAKAYKTAFQRLKSAVNKRKDCEIFEIKTSTRVFLGTGNASVFEFGFNLNYPWGVPYISGSTLKGAVSSYLARRGGDAWKRFDAATKSEAQVELFGGSIKGDKKSYSGLLTFHDAWMCPWSSRKDYGDWFDKEVITPHYPNYYNKKVAPTGMENAPTGMENPIPIHVAALCPGLRFQVVIQGPEKYRVFAKDVLVELLEVEGVGGKTAVGYGRFEYVKNAQERREEMRKNIQAVETKEALVELYKANKNVTEFVPLFAEKLREYKFDFEISDMWKSLYPLDYITIFIRHDKIKNFKDLNKRFSSLGSNISHWKERSGVTELCKCPEGQKLFDLMLEKWPEDVAAGADSKVVKALSYSWSDIACSFDDLLERIESGQNNWPPLKDLQQYIEGVFSGDELELLLCALEEKGF; encoded by the coding sequence ATGCAATTTCAAGCCCTAAGAGAAAAAGTTGTAAATTGTTTTGATGGTGACTGCCAAAATCTTGGACTTCTTATCAGTAAGTTGAATCTGGCTGTAGATAATTCTAATGATAATAAGCATGACTATAAGGACAAGGCTCTGGAGCAGATGGAGGGATTCTGTCTAGAAGATGAGTCCGCAAAAGCATACAAGACTGCTTTTCAGAGGTTGAAAAGTGCAGTCAATAAGCGCAAAGATTGTGAAATATTTGAAATTAAAACTTCTACCAGAGTTTTTTTAGGAACTGGAAATGCCAGTGTTTTCGAGTTTGGATTCAATCTGAATTATCCTTGGGGAGTGCCGTATATTTCAGGATCAACTTTGAAAGGGGCAGTCTCTTCATATCTTGCCCGTAGAGGCGGAGATGCATGGAAACGTTTTGATGCAGCCACCAAGAGTGAGGCTCAGGTGGAACTTTTTGGCGGCAGTATTAAAGGTGATAAAAAATCCTATAGCGGGTTGCTTACTTTTCATGATGCATGGATGTGCCCTTGGAGTTCAAGAAAAGATTATGGCGACTGGTTCGACAAAGAAGTTATAACGCCTCATTATCCTAACTATTACAATAAAAAGGTCGCTCCTACCGGCATGGAGAACGCCCCTACCGGCATGGAAAATCCTATCCCTATCCATGTGGCAGCGCTTTGTCCCGGTTTACGGTTTCAGGTTGTGATACAAGGTCCGGAAAAATACAGAGTTTTTGCTAAAGATGTGCTGGTGGAGCTTTTGGAAGTAGAAGGTGTCGGAGGCAAAACCGCTGTTGGATATGGTCGCTTTGAGTATGTGAAGAATGCGCAGGAACGCCGCGAAGAAATGCGCAAAAATATTCAGGCTGTTGAAACAAAAGAGGCATTGGTTGAACTGTATAAGGCTAATAAAAATGTGACCGAATTTGTTCCTCTTTTTGCTGAAAAATTGCGTGAGTATAAATTCGATTTTGAAATATCTGACATGTGGAAGTCTCTATATCCTTTGGATTATATTACAATTTTTATTAGGCATGATAAAATTAAAAATTTTAAGGACTTGAACAAAAGGTTTAGTAGTCTGGGAAGCAACATCTCGCACTGGAAGGAACGTTCCGGGGTGACTGAATTGTGTAAGTGTCCTGAAGGTCAGAAATTGTTTGACCTGATGCTTGAAAAATGGCCTGAAGATGTGGCTGCCGGCGCTGATAGCAAAGTAGTCAAGGCGTTGTCTTATAGCTGGAGTGATATTGCCTGTTCTTTTGATGATTTGCTGGAACGGATAGAATCAGGCCAAAATAACTGGCCTCCATTAAAGGATTTACAGCAATATATTGAAGGTGTTTTTTCAGGAGATGAGCTGGAACTTTTGTTGTGCGCCTTG